The following proteins are co-located in the Cyprinus carpio isolate SPL01 chromosome B19, ASM1834038v1, whole genome shotgun sequence genome:
- the LOC109110917 gene encoding uncharacterized protein C6orf62 homolog, which produces MGDPNSRRNQTRNRLRAQLRKKRESLADQFDFKIYIAFVFKEKKKKSALFEVAEVVPVMTNNYEENILKGVKDSSYSFESSLELLQKDVVQLHAPRYQSMRRDVIGCTQEMDFILWPRNDIEKIVCLLFSRWKGAEHEPFRPVQAKFEFHHGDYEKQFLHAVGRKDKAGMVMNNPNQSVFLFVDRQHLQTPKTKLTVFKLCSLCLYLPQDQLTCWGGGDIEDHLRPYMPD; this is translated from the exons ATGGGAGACCCAAATTCTCGCCGGAATCAAACAAGAAACCGACTCCGTGCCCAGCTACGGAAGAAACGAGAGTCTCTGGCCGATCAGTTCGACTTCAAGATCTACATTGCCTTTGTATTTAAGGAAAAG AAAAAGAAGTCTGCACTCTTCGAGGTAGCTGAGGTGGTACCTGTGATGACCAACAACTATGAGGAAAATATCCTCAAAGGCGTGAAGGATTCGAGCTACTCCTTCGAGAGTTCATTAGAGCTTCTCCAGAAAGATGTGGTGCAGTTACACGCGCCTCGGTACCAGTCGATGCGTAGA GATGTGATCGGTTGTACCCAGGAGATGGACTTTATCCTTTGGCCCCGCAATGATATTGAGAAGATTGTCTGTCTCCTGTTCTCCAGATGGAAAGGAGCTGAACATGAACCATTCAGGCCTGTTCAg GCCAAGTTCGAGTTTCATCATGGAGACTATGAAAAGCAGTTTTTGCATGCTGTTGGTCGGAAGGACAAGGCTGGGATGGTTATGAACAACCCCAAtcagtctgtctttctctttgtgGACAGACAGCACTTACAG ACTCCAAAAACCAAGCTCACAGTTTTCAAGTTGTGCAGCCTCTGTCTCTACCTGCCACAGGACCAGCTCACCTGTTGGGGGGGTGGAGACATCGAGGACCACCTCCGTCCATACATGCCTGACTAG